ACTCAACAATTAATCTTTTCTAATTCGTCATTTACGCGTTTAGAGCAGTTCTCTGATGCTACTTACGCAATTTCTGGCATGGGTACACTTGAGGCGTCTGAGGCCAATATGAAGTATTCATTTCAGGTGACAGAGAATTTAATTGGCCATTTTGGTGAGTATCCACACGCAGGTAAAGTAAAGGTATTCACTTCAGAAGCTGATTCAGTCGAAGTGAGTAGTAATTTTGTGACCAATTCTGATTCATTTAATGTGGAGTCTGGTAGCGATAGCTATTTAGTTTCGTGGGATCAGGCGGTAGAAGGCTCTTTATGGTGGTTTTCAGGAAGTGAAAATCAGGGTTACTTACAGAGTTACCGTTCTGACAACTTTGCTTTTGTTGGTCTTTTAGACGCAAATCAGACGGAAGATTTTCCTGTGAGTGGCGGCACGTTTAGAGCTTTAATGTCTAGGCCTGTTAAAGAAGGGAGTTATCAAGCTAGTTTCGAAACTTCAGAATGGCCGTATGCAATTGTGCCTGCAGTTGTTACCACTTCAGGGGCGATAGTCTATTTAACACCTGAGACGCCTTTAAAAGTGGGTGAAATCTACCATTTAAAATCCTTTCAAGTAGAGAGTATTCAAGGGACCCTGAGTTGGGTTGAAACCATTAACAGCATCCATATTAATGATGCACTGGTGCTTGAATACGATGTTGGAATGGGTTTATATCAAGAGAACGATTATCCAGTTCTTGATGCGTCTGCAAGTATTATGAATGACGGACTGGCACTCAGTTTTAAATGGATAGATGTGAATGACATAGGCATAAATTTCACGGATGAAAATGCGGCAAAGACATCGTTTTCTGCTCCAAATGATTATGCTGAGGATATTTTATTACGTTTGGAGTTAAGTAATGGTAAAGGCTATGAAGTGTCTACGGATATTAATGTTACTTACTTCACACCTTCAAACACATTAATGCACTTCGTGAGCCCTATAGGTGATTATATTGGTAGCGGAAAAACAATGACTTGGGATGATTCTCAAGCGTTATTCACAGTCACTCGTAACGAATGGACTAACGAAGACCATATTGGTGTCAGAATTGACGGTGACACGTGGTGGACCTTAAATATAGCTGCACCACAAGGCGAGAAGCTGGAGGTGAAAAAATATGAAGATGCAACTCGATATCCATTCCAAGCACCTTTGGTGCCAGGTTTAAGCTTTACTGGGAATGGGAGAGGTTGTAATAATAGCCTTGGTAGTTTTGAGGTGATGGAGCTGGTATACGATGGTAATAGTAATGTTAAAAAACTAGCCGTTAATTTCCAGCAAAGCTGCGAGAACGTAAACCCAATTCTCAAAGGCCTGATAAGATTTAACTCTTCTGCGAAACTAAATTAAACCATACAAGCTCTATGTCAAAGTCACTATTAACGGCAACTAGGGTTGCCGTTTTTTGTAATCAAAGCTAAATGAAGTGAGTCAGGGACTCAGCTCACAGCTTGACGAGAAATCATCCTCTCTAAGCGAACAATATCTTCTCTGATCTGTAGGATATATGTATCGGTATATTGCATTTTTTCAAATTCATAAAGACAGGCTTTATAACGTTCGAGGCGAGTTTCGAGCGATTCTTGGAACTCCGTGAGTTCATCCATACTAATAATTGAGTCCATTCAACTATCCTATTTCGTTGGGATGTGGCCATGATATACCCAGTCAAACAGTGACTGTGCAACTATTTTAAGTATAGCCAAAATGTCGACAAAGCCATTAAAGATTTATCGGTCATTATTGTTAGTTTTTTCAGAGAGATAATACTGATGGCTTATAATGTCCTGGTTTAAAGTGTTGCTATGTCTCACAGAGCCTTAAGATATTGCTTACAGCAAGTGACCGTTAAGCCGTCTATACAGCTAGAGTAAAGCGAAAAACCAATTGATTTAGCCATAAAAGCTAATGATTGATGCATAGGGCTTGGCGCACTAATACAAATCTCCTACTATCAATGCATCGCACTCTATTTACCGGGTTGTTATGGCCAGTATTTTACTTGTCGCTAATTTAAACTGTGATCGTATTTTTAATCTTAATAAGCCACTGAAAACAGGTGGTCGATTTCACTACCAAGACGGAGGCCAACGGCTTGGGGGCGGTGGAGCTAATACCGGCATCGGCTTAGTTTGGTCTGGGCATCAAGTCACATTGGTGACTGAAGTTGGCCGTGACGATGTTGGTGATTGGCTGTTAGCTGAAGCGAGTACCCAAGGGATCAATTGCAGTTTAGTGCAACGTCGGGCAGGGCCTACCAACGAAATGTTGTTGATGATGACTCCTGATGGTGAGCGCACCATTATACGTCCTGAGCGGCCAACGTTTGAGCTACCCATTCCCCCTAAATGGGACATGATTGATGCTTTATATATTAATTCGTCATCGGAGGGAGCTGCTAGCTGGGCAAAGACTGCGATTGACCATTGCTGGGTTGTAGCCCAATTGGCTAAGGATGAGCGAGCTAGACCTTGTCATATTTTATTGGCGTCGTTAAGTGATATGCATGGACGTTGTGAGCAGCAGCCATGGCAATTTGCTCGATCAATTGCCGGTGACAGTTTGCAATACTTTATTGTGACTGATGGTGAGAATGGTGCCACGCTATACAGTGAATCAGAGCAAGTTAATGTTGCGGCTATGCCCTGTATCGTAGTTGATACCACCGGCGCAGGTGATGCCTATGCTGCAGGGCTTATTAATGGTCTAGTCGATAACTTAACGATAATACAGTCTATGCAAGAGGCTTCGACTTGGTCAAGCTACGCAGTTGCCTGTGAGAGTTCAATACCAGGAAAAGGGTTGAGGGAGTATTTAACTGAAGGGCATCAAGCTAAATCATCATCTTAACGGCATTAATATCGAGTCGCTTTACCCATGGGTTGCAGTTCTCCTTAGTTAATTAAACTATTTTTAAACTTCTTTTTGCCCTGTTCTCCTACAGGGCTGTTTTGCTTCAGTAAAACGACTTTCCACCAGTACTAATAATCAATGCGAGTAGATCGCTTTTCGGTTAATATTCACACTGGGTTAACAAATGCTGCTTGTTCGAGCAGTTTCGATTAAATGCTGTGAAGTGGGCGTAGTATATGGGTCATAAAGTGTGGAATGACAAAAAGCGGTTTATTTGGATCCTAGCGGTTTTGCTACTAGCGGCTTTTGTTGTCACCAGTGGGATCAGTTATCAAGTTGCACATGATTCATTAAGTGAGCAGATCGAGGAAAATACCTTACCGTTAACCAGCGATAATATTTATTCAGAAATACAGCATGATCTGCTAAAACCCATCTTCATTTCATCGTTGATGGCGCAGGATACCTTTGTGCGAGATTGGACTCTGGATCAGGAAAAAACGCCCGAGAAGCTAGTACGGTACCTTAAAGAGATCCAAGAGAAATACGACACAGTCACCAGTTTTTTCGTGTCAGAAGCGACTCGTAACTACTACCACTCAAGCGGTGTCCTAAAAAAGATCGATGACATCGATGCAAATGATGCTTGGTATTTCAGAGTGCGTTCGCTACCCAAATCAGAAAGTTATGAAGTGAACGTTGATCAAGACACTGCGGATCGTAATCGCACCGTAATTTACGTTAATTATAAGGTGTTTGATTTTGACGGTAACTTCATCGGTGTTACTGGCGTTGGCCTAGCGGTAGAAAGCGTTAAGAAGATGATAGAGCTTTATCAAACGCGATATAACCGCAGTGTCTATTTTACTGATAGACAAGGCAACGTCACCTTGCATAGCGAAGGTTTTATCGGTGCTGATACTCTACAAGCCACTCCTGGACTTGAGATGCTCGCCACGCGTATTCTAACGAGCCCTAGTACGTCTTTTTCCTATAGGAGAGACGGGAGAACGATTTATCTGAATAGTCGTTTAGTCTCAGACTTTAAGTGGTATTTAGTCGTGGAACAAGATGAAAGCTTAGGTAAGCAAAAGTTACTCACCACCTTCTGGGCTAACTTAGGACTGAGTATATTTGTGACCCTAGCCATTTTACTTATCGCCAATATGACCTTGGGAAAATACCAACGAAAACTGGAGTTGATGGCGTCGACCGATAAACTGACTGGTGCAGCTAATCGGCAAGCATTCGAAGAGTATTTTGGCAAATCACTGACTCGTTCAGTGCTCGACGGTACACCCATGTCGGTATTGATTTTTGATATTGATTATTTCAAACGTGTTAATGATAAATATGGTCATAACATGGGTGATCTGGTGATCCAGACTGTAAGTAATATGGTTAAGTCTCAGCTTCGTGATGAGGACTTATTGTGTCGTTGGGGTGGGGAGGAGTTTTTAATCCTACTGCCTAATATTGATCTTAGCCGTAGCCATGACATAGCAGAGCGGATCCGAGAGTCTATAGAAGCGCGTGCTATTCGCGTTAATGGCAATGAAATACAGGTCACGGTGAGCGCTGGGGTTGCGGAGTTCCGAGCCTCAGAAAAGCCTGAAGAGTTGATTAACCGAGTTGACGTTGCACTATATCAAGCAAAGGAGCTGGGGCGTAATAGGGTGGTCTTATCCTATTAATTGCCACATGCCAATAACTGCAGTTCATAACACTAGGCTATCGCTATTGTAATGGCGAGTGATAGGATAAAAACACCATAATAAAGAGAATTTTTTGATGTTAGCGCAAATCCTCATTAAGCAAATTTCAGGTTTATATCGCGGTAATGACCTTACAACACTTGGCTCTGTGCAAAGTGGTATTAACCATAAGCATAGTTGTAAGCAGCTGCTTGTTACCCAAGAGATGGTCGAAGGTGATCGTCAGGCAGATCCCAAGCATCATGGTGGATTAGATCGCGTATTACACCATTTTCCTCGCGAGCATTATGGTCAATATCGCCGCTGGGATATGATCTCTGACTTTAAAGATGCTCCGGCGATGGGCGAGAACATTAGTACGGTAGGGCTAGATGAAACCCAAGTGAATATTGGCGATATTATTCAAATAGGTGAGGTGCGGTTGCAGATAACTCAGCCTCGTTCACCCTGTTTTAAACTTAACCTACAGTTTGGTCATAATGAGTTCGCGTTAGCGATGCAACAGAGTGGTCGCTGTGGGTGGTTTTATCGAGTCATCGACTCGGGAACGATATATGCCTCAGACACTATTACGCTGGTGGAGCGCTGTTCTGATATTAGTATTGCTGAAGCGATGCATATCTATTTTTTACCCAATTTTGATGCCGAGCAGTATCAGCGCCTAGCTGATTGTCCGGGACTTGCAGCTTCGTGGGTAGGTAGTTTACAACGTCGCATCGCGAATAATGCCATTGAAGATTGGCAAATGCGTTTATATGGGGTACAACAAGTATAGTTTTTAGTTTGTTGATCTTATTAATATTTCAAGGAGTGGAATTGTGACTCAAGATGAGAAGAACATGGGGATCGTGGTGCATTTGGCCAGTTTTTCAGGCTATTTGATCCCGTTTGGTAGTATTTTAGGGCCATTAATCGTGTGGCTGATGAAGCGTGATGAGTTGCCATTTGTTGATAGCTGCGGGCGCAACTGCTTGAACTTTAAAATCAGTATGGCGATCTACGCCATGATCAGTGCGGTACTGATGTTGATTGGTGTCGGGTTCATTCTGCTGGGTATTATAGCCGTTGTTGATATCGTGCTTACGATTATTGCGGCAATGAAAGCCAGCGAAGGCGAGAGCTATAAATACCCAATGTCGATTAATTTCATCAAGCCACGCAGCTAAGCCTAATTGCCTATCGAGTGACCTCGATAGGCAACATCCTCACCATTAACGTTATTGGTTAAACTTTAAAGTTAGCCACTAATGAGTCGAGTCGGTCGGCAAGTTGAGTCAATGACTGACTCGCTTTCGCTGCATCTTCAGCCGTATCGGCTGTGCGTTGGGTTATATCGTTAATATCACTGACGTTACGATTAATATCTTCTACCACCGTAGACTGCTCTTCAGTAGCTGCTGCAACTTGTATGTTCATGTCGCTGATTGAACCAATACGCTCACTAATCCCTGTTAGCGACTGACTCGCTTCATCAACGGCATTAACTCCTTCAATGGAGCGTGAGCGGCTTTTTTCCATCGCCTCTACTGCGCGGCTAGCTTCTGTTTGCAGTTTGTCGATCATCACTTGTACCTCATTGGTTGAGGTGGCAGTACGTGATGCAAGATTGCGAACTTCATCGGCAACTACTGCGAATCCACGACCCGCTTCACCTGCTCTAGCGGCTTCAATGGCAGCATTGAGGGCGAGTAAGTTTGTCTGCTCTGACACTGCGCGAATGACATCGAGAATACTTTCGATAGATTTAGTGTGAGTGGCTAGTGACTCAATGACCTCACCGACTTGCTCGACATCATTAGAAAGCTGACTAATGGTTTCGCGTGCTCGAGTGACAACAACTTGGCCGGTGCTCGAATCGGTATCTGCGGCCCTTGCGGTATCAGCGGCTTGTGCAGCATTGCTGGCAATCTCATTAACGGTGGCGCCCATTTCATTAATGGCAGTGACAACCATCAGGGTCTGATCTTTTTGCTGCTGACTGTCTTCCAATATGCGCTGCGCTTGGTGAGAGACATCGATGGCAGAGCAACCGAGTTGCTTACTGGTCTGTGCAACTTCAATTACCGAGGCTTGGATTTTGCTATTAAAGCTATTAAAGCCCTTTGCCAACTGCGCTAATTCGTCATTTCCTTCAACCGGTAGTCGTTGCCGTAGATCACCTTCACCTTCACCAATGTCGGTCAACATTGCAGCTACTTTGGCAATGGGACGGCTAACTGAACTGGCGACGAAGCTTGATAGCGCAATAAAAATAGCAGCAATAACAGCTGTCCAAATGAGGATCTTATAGGCTGAATCTTCGAGTAAGGAGAAAATCTCACTTTCAGGTACTTGGGCAACTAAGTACCAATCCATTGAGGGTATATAGCTGCTAGCAATGAGCATTGGCTGGCCATCGATATCTGTTTT
The Shewanella sp. KX20019 DNA segment above includes these coding regions:
- a CDS encoding PfkB family carbohydrate kinase gives rise to the protein MASILLVANLNCDRIFNLNKPLKTGGRFHYQDGGQRLGGGGANTGIGLVWSGHQVTLVTEVGRDDVGDWLLAEASTQGINCSLVQRRAGPTNEMLLMMTPDGERTIIRPERPTFELPIPPKWDMIDALYINSSSEGAASWAKTAIDHCWVVAQLAKDERARPCHILLASLSDMHGRCEQQPWQFARSIAGDSLQYFIVTDGENGATLYSESEQVNVAAMPCIVVDTTGAGDAYAAGLINGLVDNLTIIQSMQEASTWSSYAVACESSIPGKGLREYLTEGHQAKSSS
- a CDS encoding sensor domain-containing diguanylate cyclase codes for the protein MGHKVWNDKKRFIWILAVLLLAAFVVTSGISYQVAHDSLSEQIEENTLPLTSDNIYSEIQHDLLKPIFISSLMAQDTFVRDWTLDQEKTPEKLVRYLKEIQEKYDTVTSFFVSEATRNYYHSSGVLKKIDDIDANDAWYFRVRSLPKSESYEVNVDQDTADRNRTVIYVNYKVFDFDGNFIGVTGVGLAVESVKKMIELYQTRYNRSVYFTDRQGNVTLHSEGFIGADTLQATPGLEMLATRILTSPSTSFSYRRDGRTIYLNSRLVSDFKWYLVVEQDESLGKQKLLTTFWANLGLSIFVTLAILLIANMTLGKYQRKLELMASTDKLTGAANRQAFEEYFGKSLTRSVLDGTPMSVLIFDIDYFKRVNDKYGHNMGDLVIQTVSNMVKSQLRDEDLLCRWGGEEFLILLPNIDLSRSHDIAERIRESIEARAIRVNGNEIQVTVSAGVAEFRASEKPEELINRVDVALYQAKELGRNRVVLSY
- a CDS encoding MOSC domain-containing protein codes for the protein MLAQILIKQISGLYRGNDLTTLGSVQSGINHKHSCKQLLVTQEMVEGDRQADPKHHGGLDRVLHHFPREHYGQYRRWDMISDFKDAPAMGENISTVGLDETQVNIGDIIQIGEVRLQITQPRSPCFKLNLQFGHNEFALAMQQSGRCGWFYRVIDSGTIYASDTITLVERCSDISIAEAMHIYFLPNFDAEQYQRLADCPGLAASWVGSLQRRIANNAIEDWQMRLYGVQQV
- a CDS encoding DUF4870 domain-containing protein, producing the protein MGIVVHLASFSGYLIPFGSILGPLIVWLMKRDELPFVDSCGRNCLNFKISMAIYAMISAVLMLIGVGFILLGIIAVVDIVLTIIAAMKASEGESYKYPMSINFIKPRS
- a CDS encoding methyl-accepting chemotaxis protein, with translation MKLNMLTIKQKILLTVTLTVLLSTSLVGMLSQQSAKQVVEQRMLTSEMPNMLAQIRNKVELNISTLMNAAQQLANNKLLLQWLAEDRPAAGEPLLTSQLNAISQQYDLAQASFADRESAAYYTQDGFLRILNPAQDGWFFDYKNSGQETMLNVFTEDNGDVKLFINYQQPNGRGLVGLGKSLDDMVQLLRSFKIEQTGFVYLVDSKGQVKLHQDSTQIGKADLNNLYRGTDTSSLMRHTDFNLLKTDIDGQPMLIASSYIPSMDWYLVAQVPESEIFSLLEDSAYKILIWTAVIAAIFIALSSFVASSVSRPIAKVAAMLTDIGEGEGDLRQRLPVEGNDELAQLAKGFNSFNSKIQASVIEVAQTSKQLGCSAIDVSHQAQRILEDSQQQKDQTLMVVTAINEMGATVNEIASNAAQAADTARAADTDSSTGQVVVTRARETISQLSNDVEQVGEVIESLATHTKSIESILDVIRAVSEQTNLLALNAAIEAARAGEAGRGFAVVADEVRNLASRTATSTNEVQVMIDKLQTEASRAVEAMEKSRSRSIEGVNAVDEASQSLTGISERIGSISDMNIQVAAATEEQSTVVEDINRNVSDINDITQRTADTAEDAAKASQSLTQLADRLDSLVANFKV